One window of Pogoniulus pusillus isolate bPogPus1 chromosome 31, bPogPus1.pri, whole genome shotgun sequence genomic DNA carries:
- the TENT5A gene encoding terminal nucleotidyltransferase 5A, whose protein sequence is MADDEQAGGSPGGSYAGGGESAHCNVLSWEQVQRLDRILSETIPIHGRGNFPTLAMQPRQIVKVVRSRLEEKGIGLRDVRLNGSAASHVLHQDSGLGYKDLDLIFCADLKGEAEFQTVKDVVLDCLLDFLPEGVNKEKITPLTLKEAYVQKMVKVCNDSDRWSLISLSNNSGKNVELKFVDSLRRQFEFSVDSFQIKLDSLLLFYECSENPMTETFHPTIIGESVYGDFQEAFDHLCNKVIATRNPEEIRGGGLLKYCNLLVRGFRAASESEIKSLQRYMCSRFFIDFSDIGEQQRKLESYLQNHFVGLEDRKYDYLMTLHGVVNESTVCLMGHERRQTLNLITMLAIRVLAEQNIIPNVANVTCYYQPAPYVADANFSNYYIAQVQTVFPCQQHTYSTWLPCN, encoded by the exons ATGGCAGACGATGAGCAGGCCGGCGGCAGCCCCGGCGGGAGTTACGCGGGCGGCGGCGAGAGCGCGCACTGCAACGTGCTGAGCTGGGAGCAAGTGCAGCGCCTGGACCGCATCCTCAGCGAGACCATCCCCATCCACGGCCGCGGCAACTTCCCCACGCTGGCCATGCAGCCCCGCCAGATCGTCAAGGTGGTGCGGAGCcggctggaggagaagggcaTCGGCCTGCGGGACGTGCGGCTCAACGGCTCGGCCGCCAGCCACGTCCTCCACCAGGATAGCGGCCTGGGCTACAAGGACTTGGACCTCATCTTCTGCGCCGACCTGAAAGGGGAAGCCGAGTTTCAGACTGTGAAGGACGTGGTCTTGGACTGCCTCTTGGATTTCTTACCCGAGGGGGTGAACAAGGAGAAGATAACGCCGCTCACCCTCAAG GAGGCTTACGTGCAGAAAATGGTAAAAGTATGCAACGACTCGGACCGATGGAGTCTCATCTCCCTGTCCAACAACAGCGGCAAGAACGTGGAGCTGAAATTCGTGGACTCTCTGAGGCGGCAGTTTGAATTCAGTGTCGATTCCTTTCAGATCAAGCTGGACTCCCTGCTGCTTTTTTACGAGTGCTCAGAGAATCCGATGACTGAAACTTTTCACCCGACCATCATTGGCGAGAGCGTCTATGGGGATTTCCAGGAAGCCTTTGATCATCTCTGCAACAAGGTAATTGCCACCAGAAACCCTGAAGAAATCAGGGGCGGCGGTCTTCTGAAGTACTGCAACCTTTTGGTAAGGGGCTTCAGGGCTGCCTCTGAGTCTGAGATCAAGTCCCTGCAGAGATACATGTGCTCCAGGTTTTTCATTGACTTCTCGGACATCGGGgaacagcagaggaagctggagtCCTACTTGCAGAACCACTTTGTGGGACTGGAGGACCGCAAGTATGACTATCTCATGACCCTTCACGGCGTGGTGAATGAGAGCACAGTGTGCCTGATGGGACACGAGAGGAGGCAGACTCTGAATCTGATCACCATGCTGGCCATCCGGGTGCTAGCCGAGCAAAACATCATCCCCAACGTGGCCAATGTCACCTGCTATTACCAGCCGGCCCCGTACGTAGCAGACGCCAACTTCAGCAATTACTATATTGCCCAGGTGCAGACGGTGTTCCCTTGCCAGCAGCACACGTACTCCACTTGGCTGCCCTGTAATTAA